Proteins encoded in a region of the Dorea longicatena genome:
- the pheS gene encoding phenylalanine--tRNA ligase subunit alpha, producing MKEKLQNIKEEALKAIEAADMPEKLNDVRVKFLGKKGELTAVLKGMKDVAPEDRPKVGQMVNETRAAIEAVLEENKEKMEKAIRAEKLKKEVIDVTLPAKKNCVGHRHPNTIALEEVERVFTGMGYEVVEGPEIEYDEYNFRKLNIPDGHPAKDEQDTFYINKDIVLRTQTSPVQARIMEQGKLPICILSPGRVFRSDEVDATHSPSFHQIEGLIIDKNISFADLKGTLEVFAKELFGEDTKTKFRPHHFPFTEPSAEMDVSCFKCGGKGCRFCKGSGWIEILGCGMVHPHVLEMCGIDPEEYTGFAFGVGLERIALLKYEIDDMRLLYENDIRFLKQF from the coding sequence ATGAAAGAAAAACTGCAGAACATCAAAGAGGAAGCATTGAAAGCAATTGAAGCTGCCGATATGCCTGAAAAACTGAATGATGTGCGTGTAAAGTTCCTTGGTAAAAAAGGTGAACTTACCGCTGTATTAAAAGGTATGAAAGACGTTGCACCGGAGGACAGACCGAAGGTTGGACAGATGGTAAATGAGACAAGAGCAGCGATCGAAGCTGTTCTGGAAGAAAATAAAGAAAAGATGGAAAAAGCAATCCGTGCAGAAAAGCTGAAAAAAGAAGTGATCGATGTAACACTTCCGGCTAAGAAAAACTGCGTCGGACACCGTCATCCGAATACAATCGCACTGGAAGAAGTAGAGCGTGTATTTACAGGTATGGGATACGAAGTCGTAGAAGGACCTGAGATCGAGTATGATGAGTACAACTTCCGTAAACTGAACATCCCGGACGGACATCCGGCAAAGGATGAGCAGGACACATTCTATATTAATAAAGACATCGTGCTCAGGACACAGACATCTCCTGTACAGGCACGTATTATGGAGCAGGGCAAGCTTCCAATCTGTATCCTGTCACCGGGACGTGTATTCCGTTCAGACGAAGTAGATGCAACACATTCACCTTCTTTCCATCAGATCGAAGGACTGATCATCGACAAGAATATTTCATTTGCTGACTTAAAGGGAACACTGGAAGTATTTGCAAAAGAATTATTCGGAGAAGACACAAAGACAAAATTCAGACCACATCATTTCCCATTCACAGAGCCAAGTGCCGAGATGGATGTAAGCTGCTTCAAATGCGGTGGAAAAGGATGCCGTTTCTGTAAAGGATCCGGATGGATCGAGATCCTCGGATGTGGTATGGTACATCCACACGTACTGGAAATGTGCGGAATTGATCCGGAAGAATATACAGGATTCGCATTCGGTGTAGGACTGGAACGTATCGCACTTCTGAAGTACGAGATCGATGATATGAGACTGTTATACGAAAATGATATCAGATTCTTAAAACAGTTCTAG
- the sppA gene encoding signal peptide peptidase SppA, giving the protein MKKKQIIGLVVAAALFVGVSAASVFTNTISKNLLQSSADDIINLGGSYQFNPPSEDYIAIVRVEGTIQEQSGSSILEASSGYQHDSTMNYIDELMDDSNNKGILLYVDSPGGTVYESEELYQKLKEYKETTKRPIWDYMAHYAASGGYMVSMASDKIYANSNTTTGSIGVIMSGYDMSGLYKKLGIRYVSITSGKNKDSSKFTDEQIAIYQDQINEAYEEFVNIVADGRDMSVEDVKKLADGRTYTAKQAKNNGLIDEISLYPDMKDAMSKKLGTSTFYEMESDEGLLQSLFSKAESLVPKSEAQVLTETAKSVESGVPMYYAEQLR; this is encoded by the coding sequence ATGAAGAAAAAACAGATCATAGGTCTGGTAGTAGCGGCAGCACTGTTCGTTGGAGTCAGTGCTGCCAGCGTATTTACCAATACAATTTCAAAAAATCTGCTTCAGAGCAGTGCAGATGATATAATTAATCTCGGAGGTTCGTATCAGTTTAATCCACCGTCTGAAGATTATATTGCAATCGTAAGAGTAGAAGGTACGATCCAGGAACAGAGTGGAAGCAGTATACTAGAGGCATCCAGCGGATATCAGCATGATTCAACGATGAATTATATCGATGAATTGATGGATGATTCTAACAATAAAGGAATTCTTCTGTATGTAGATTCTCCGGGAGGAACTGTCTATGAATCCGAAGAACTGTATCAGAAACTGAAAGAATATAAAGAGACAACAAAACGTCCGATCTGGGATTATATGGCACATTATGCGGCATCCGGTGGATATATGGTGTCTATGGCATCGGATAAAATCTATGCAAATTCGAATACAACGACCGGTTCCATCGGTGTGATCATGTCAGGATATGATATGTCCGGGCTGTATAAAAAGCTTGGAATCCGTTATGTAAGTATCACGAGCGGAAAGAATAAGGACAGCAGCAAATTTACGGACGAGCAGATTGCTATTTATCAGGATCAGATCAATGAAGCTTATGAGGAATTCGTGAATATCGTGGCAGACGGCCGTGATATGTCAGTGGAGGATGTAAAGAAACTGGCAGACGGAAGAACTTATACTGCAAAGCAGGCGAAGAACAACGGTCTGATCGATGAGATCAGTCTGTATCCGGATATGAAAGATGCGATGAGCAAAAAACTTGGAACATCTACATTTTATGAGATGGAATCAGATGAAGGACTTTTGCAGTCGCTGTTTTCCAAAGCAGAATCATTAGTTCCGAAGTCAGAAGCGCAGGTTCTGACGGAAACCGCCAAAAGTGTAGAAAGCGGGGTGCCGATGTACTATGCAGAACAGTTACGATAA
- a CDS encoding YihY/virulence factor BrkB family protein yields the protein MKKVKFLYDKVMEITGQVGKDHVGAYAAQAAYFFMLSLIPIILLLITLVQYTPVTKADVMTAVLQVFPKSVDSLITSIVNQVYNQSGGIISLTIIVALWSAGKGVLALTTGLNCVYDCKETRNYIILRIRATFYTVAFIIVIIFLLVLSVFGNTLNLFVTEHYPLMERFVDQIMQIRGIITPVLLFVFTMMIYKFLPNHIVQLKVQLMGAAFSAVGWMIVSWIFSVYLNIFKGFSSMYGSLTTIVLIMLWLYFCMYILLLGGEVNVILRDMEQE from the coding sequence ATGAAAAAAGTTAAGTTTCTATATGATAAAGTAATGGAAATAACCGGACAAGTCGGGAAAGATCATGTAGGTGCCTATGCTGCACAGGCAGCGTATTTCTTCATGCTCAGTCTGATTCCGATCATATTACTGTTGATCACACTGGTACAGTATACGCCGGTTACGAAGGCAGACGTTATGACGGCTGTCCTTCAGGTGTTTCCAAAATCAGTAGACAGCCTGATCACATCCATTGTGAATCAGGTATATAATCAGTCCGGCGGTATCATTTCACTGACCATTATCGTTGCACTCTGGTCGGCCGGGAAAGGTGTACTGGCACTGACGACAGGTCTGAATTGCGTTTACGACTGTAAGGAGACACGTAATTATATTATTTTAAGAATACGCGCAACGTTTTATACAGTTGCGTTTATTATTGTAATTATCTTTCTGCTGGTGTTATCAGTATTTGGTAATACATTGAATCTGTTTGTAACGGAACATTATCCGCTTATGGAACGCTTTGTGGATCAGATTATGCAGATACGTGGAATCATTACACCGGTATTGCTGTTTGTGTTTACAATGATGATCTATAAATTTTTGCCGAACCACATTGTACAGTTGAAAGTTCAGTTGATGGGTGCGGCATTTTCAGCAGTCGGATGGATGATCGTATCATGGATCTTCTCGGTCTATCTGAATATTTTTAAGGGATTTTCATCTATGTATGGAAGTTTGACGACAATTGTACTGATCATGTTGTGGCTGTACTTCTGTATGTATATTTTGCTGCTTGGCGGGGAAGTGAATGTGATCCTGCGGGATATGGAGCAGGAGTAG
- the pheT gene encoding phenylalanine--tRNA ligase subunit beta yields MNTSLSWIKAYVPDLDVTAQEYTDAMTLSGTKVEGYEKLDADLDKIVIGQIDKIEKHPDADKLIICQVNVGTETIQIVTGAPNVKEGDKVPVVLAGGRVAGGHEPGQRVEGGIKIKKGKLRGVESDGMMCSIEELGSNRDMYPEAPEYGIYIFDDDAVVGESAIKSLGLDDVVVEYEITSNRVDCFSVVGIAREAAATFNKAFYPPVVTPTGNDENAADYIKVTVKNPELCPRYCARIVKNIKIGPSPKWMQRRLASVGIRPINNLVDITNYVMEEYGQPMHAYDLDTIEGKEIVVRTAEKGEKFTTLDGQEREMDESVLMICDGKKSIGIAGIMGGENSMITDDVQTMLFEAACFDGTNIRKSSKKIGLRTDASGKFEKGLDPNNAEAAIDRACQLIEEMGAGEVVGGMVDVYSKKKEPVRVPFDAEKINKLLGTDISKEEMIGYFKKIDLEFDEETSEVIAPTFRHDLFRIADLAEEVARFYGYDNIPTTLPSGEATTGKLSFKLRVEQVARDIAEFCGFSQGMTYSFESPKVFDKLLIPEDSDLRKAIPIMNPLGEDYSIMRTSSLNGMLTSLATNYNRRNKDVKLYELANIYLPKALPLTELPDERVQFTLGMYGEGDFFTMKGVVEEFFDKVGLHKKEKYDPNAGKSFLHPGRQANIIYDGVVVGYLGEVHPEVADNYGIGTRAYIAVIDMPEIVARATFDRKYTGIAKFPAVTRDISMVMPKEILVGQIEDVIESKGGEYLESYSLFDIYEGAQIKTGFKSVAYSIVFRAKDKTLEDADVSAAMDRILKALEGMGIELRK; encoded by the coding sequence ATGAATACTTCATTATCATGGATAAAAGCGTATGTTCCGGATCTTGATGTAACAGCTCAGGAATATACAGATGCAATGACTTTGTCTGGTACAAAAGTCGAAGGTTATGAGAAATTAGATGCAGATCTTGATAAGATCGTGATCGGACAGATCGACAAGATTGAGAAACACCCGGATGCAGATAAACTGATCATCTGCCAGGTAAATGTCGGAACAGAGACGATTCAGATCGTAACAGGCGCTCCGAATGTAAAAGAGGGAGACAAGGTACCGGTTGTATTAGCAGGCGGACGTGTAGCAGGCGGACATGAGCCTGGACAGCGTGTAGAAGGCGGAATCAAGATCAAAAAGGGAAAACTCCGTGGTGTTGAAAGTGATGGTATGATGTGTTCCATCGAAGAACTTGGCTCTAACAGAGATATGTATCCGGAGGCTCCGGAATACGGAATCTATATTTTTGATGATGATGCCGTTGTAGGAGAGAGTGCGATCAAATCACTTGGCCTAGATGATGTCGTTGTAGAATATGAGATCACATCTAACCGTGTAGATTGCTTCAGTGTTGTAGGTATTGCAAGAGAGGCAGCAGCTACATTTAATAAAGCGTTCTATCCACCTGTTGTCACACCAACAGGAAATGATGAGAATGCAGCAGATTATATCAAAGTAACCGTTAAGAATCCGGAACTTTGCCCAAGATATTGTGCAAGAATCGTAAAGAACATTAAGATCGGACCATCTCCAAAATGGATGCAGAGACGTCTGGCTTCTGTAGGAATCCGCCCGATCAACAACCTGGTTGATATTACAAACTATGTAATGGAAGAATACGGACAGCCAATGCATGCATATGACCTTGATACGATCGAAGGAAAAGAAATTGTAGTGCGTACTGCAGAAAAAGGTGAGAAATTCACAACTCTTGACGGACAGGAAAGAGAGATGGATGAATCTGTACTGATGATCTGTGACGGTAAGAAATCCATCGGTATCGCAGGTATCATGGGTGGAGAAAACTCTATGATCACAGACGATGTTCAGACAATGTTATTCGAAGCAGCTTGCTTTGATGGAACCAACATCCGTAAATCAAGCAAGAAGATCGGACTTCGTACCGATGCATCCGGTAAATTTGAGAAGGGTCTGGATCCAAATAATGCAGAGGCAGCCATTGACCGTGCATGCCAGCTGATCGAAGAGATGGGAGCCGGTGAAGTTGTCGGAGGAATGGTTGATGTATACAGCAAGAAGAAAGAGCCTGTAAGAGTACCATTTGATGCGGAAAAGATCAACAAGCTGCTTGGAACAGACATTTCTAAAGAAGAAATGATCGGATACTTCAAGAAGATCGATCTGGAATTCGATGAAGAGACAAGCGAAGTCATCGCACCTACTTTCCGTCATGACTTATTCCGCATCGCTGACCTTGCGGAAGAGGTTGCAAGATTCTACGGATATGATAACATTCCGACCACACTTCCAAGTGGAGAAGCTACAACAGGAAAATTATCATTCAAGTTAAGGGTAGAGCAGGTTGCACGTGATATCGCTGAGTTCTGCGGATTCAGCCAGGGAATGACATATTCATTCGAAAGCCCGAAGGTATTTGACAAGCTTCTGATTCCGGAAGATTCTGATCTTCGTAAGGCTATTCCGATCATGAATCCACTGGGAGAAGATTATAGTATCATGCGTACATCTTCTTTGAATGGTATGCTGACATCACTTGCAACAAACTATAACAGAAGAAATAAAGACGTAAAATTATACGAACTGGCTAACATTTATCTTCCAAAGGCACTTCCACTTACAGAACTGCCGGATGAAAGAGTACAGTTCACACTTGGTATGTATGGCGAAGGCGACTTCTTCACTATGAAGGGTGTCGTAGAAGAATTCTTCGATAAAGTAGGACTTCATAAGAAAGAAAAGTACGATCCGAATGCAGGAAAATCATTCCTTCATCCGGGACGTCAGGCAAACATCATTTATGATGGTGTAGTAGTCGGATATCTTGGAGAAGTACATCCGGAAGTTGCAGATAACTATGGAATCGGAACAAGAGCCTACATTGCAGTAATCGATATGCCAGAGATCGTAGCAAGAGCAACATTTGATCGTAAATATACAGGAATTGCAAAATTCCCTGCAGTGACACGTGACATCAGTATGGTAATGCCAAAAGAGATTCTGGTAGGACAGATTGAAGATGTGATCGAAAGCAAGGGCGGTGAATATCTGGAAAGCTATTCACTGTTCGATATTTACGAAGGTGCTCAGATTAAAACAGGATTCAAATCTGTTGCATATTCTATCGTATTCCGTGCGAAGGATAAGACTCTGGAAGATGCAGATGTATCTGCAGCTATGGACCGTATCTTAAAGGCACTCGAGGGTATGGGAATCGAACTTCGTAAATAA
- a CDS encoding RDD family protein, with the protein MQNSYDNQEKLARQNSCCASGNLEYAGFWVRMAAYMIDSVVVFAGLLIVRLIFAGISLAGGGAITGTDILFHYSLKDIVLYALKVLYFIAFTYLTGTTLGKKAMNLRVVSKNPEEKLTLFNVVYRETVGRFLCSLPVNIGYIVAGIDSEKRGFHDLLCDTRVVYQKKIKAWMAQPGTVVPECEKLNVEEQKPQTSEGELSKTQKNVQMKESGIRELKKTENTQSSVVEKLGKPVYNGYRLVENKSEKEIASNATVNENISEKDT; encoded by the coding sequence ATGCAGAACAGTTACGATAATCAGGAGAAGTTAGCCAGACAGAACAGTTGCTGTGCCAGTGGGAATCTGGAGTATGCCGGGTTCTGGGTGCGGATGGCGGCTTATATGATCGACAGTGTGGTAGTATTTGCAGGCCTCCTGATCGTGCGGCTGATATTTGCAGGTATCTCACTGGCTGGCGGCGGTGCGATAACGGGAACGGATATCCTGTTTCATTATTCGTTGAAAGATATCGTACTGTATGCTCTGAAAGTGTTATATTTTATTGCATTTACCTATCTGACAGGAACGACACTTGGAAAGAAAGCGATGAATCTCCGGGTAGTTTCAAAAAATCCGGAAGAGAAGCTGACACTGTTCAATGTGGTGTACCGCGAGACGGTTGGAAGATTCTTATGTAGCCTTCCGGTGAATATCGGTTATATTGTTGCAGGAATTGATTCGGAAAAACGTGGATTTCATGACTTGCTTTGTGATACCAGAGTGGTCTATCAGAAGAAGATAAAAGCATGGATGGCGCAACCGGGAACAGTTGTACCAGAATGTGAAAAGCTAAATGTAGAAGAGCAGAAACCGCAGACATCAGAGGGTGAGCTGTCAAAAACGCAGAAAAATGTCCAAATGAAAGAGTCTGGGATACGGGAATTGAAAAAAACAGAAAATACACAGAGTTCTGTAGTTGAGAAACTGGGAAAACCAGTGTATAATGGCTATCGTCTGGTAGAAAATAAATCAGAAAAAGAAATAGCTTCAAATGCAACTGTAAATGAAAACATATCAGAAAAAGATACGTAA
- a CDS encoding SpoIID/LytB domain-containing protein has product MRRRNKKHYSIYIAWILLLLCVIGGLKAGIEESAVGKEQTHSEISIQSRWEELLKSVSEKKNDKKKDQKKSESTEAAQKNIRILLMTDGYKQIVHKELKVSATGGLIIEKTGTREETAENEKITITKEDVGFQNGKIRVTAKDGGEMVVSSIRRGYGNPSYAGILDLYATSEGIVIINELPVESYLCKVVPSEMPASYQKEALKAQAVCARNYAERQMEDYAYPEYQAHVNDSTDYQVYNNSAQQDASTEAVRETAGEVLKYKGNIVTTYYYSTSCGKTTTMKAWGTSENESNGYLQSVEVKDKNGDYEKSLPWYRWKADIDQDILSTLLAENVKKNIGTVQSLEVTKTGPGGVALQIKAVGDKGSITVDTENKIRKALGGNGYEIKKQDGTVAQSGTLLPSAFFKVKKAGNIFKIIGGGYGHGIGMSQNGANEMAKTGKNYQEILQMFYPGTTIEK; this is encoded by the coding sequence TTGCGGAGACGGAATAAAAAGCATTACAGTATCTATATAGCATGGATTTTACTGTTATTGTGTGTGATCGGAGGCTTGAAAGCAGGCATAGAAGAAAGTGCTGTGGGAAAAGAGCAAACGCATTCTGAAATATCTATTCAGAGCAGATGGGAAGAATTACTGAAATCTGTATCTGAAAAGAAAAATGATAAAAAGAAAGACCAGAAAAAATCAGAGAGTACGGAGGCAGCACAGAAAAATATCAGGATATTGCTCATGACCGATGGATATAAACAGATTGTACATAAAGAATTAAAGGTCAGTGCAACGGGAGGTCTTATAATAGAAAAAACTGGTACCAGGGAAGAGACTGCAGAAAATGAGAAAATAACGATCACAAAGGAAGATGTCGGATTTCAGAATGGAAAAATCAGAGTAACAGCAAAAGATGGGGGAGAGATGGTTGTCAGCAGCATCAGGAGAGGATATGGAAATCCTTCTTATGCCGGAATACTGGATCTTTATGCAACATCAGAAGGAATAGTAATTATTAATGAACTTCCGGTGGAAAGTTATCTATGCAAAGTTGTTCCCAGTGAAATGCCGGCATCCTATCAGAAAGAAGCCTTAAAGGCACAGGCAGTCTGCGCAAGAAATTACGCGGAACGCCAGATGGAAGACTATGCTTATCCGGAATATCAGGCGCATGTCAATGACAGCACAGATTATCAGGTATATAATAATTCGGCACAGCAGGATGCATCCACAGAAGCGGTAAGGGAAACTGCCGGCGAGGTGTTAAAATATAAAGGTAATATTGTAACAACGTATTATTATTCAACATCTTGCGGAAAGACAACAACCATGAAAGCCTGGGGAACGAGTGAAAATGAAAGTAATGGATATCTTCAGTCGGTAGAAGTAAAAGATAAGAATGGAGATTATGAAAAATCACTTCCATGGTACCGGTGGAAAGCTGATATAGATCAGGATATATTGAGTACACTTTTGGCGGAGAATGTAAAAAAGAATATCGGGACGGTACAGTCATTAGAAGTAACGAAAACAGGACCGGGAGGTGTTGCGCTGCAGATAAAAGCTGTCGGTGATAAGGGAAGTATTACAGTTGATACAGAGAATAAGATACGAAAGGCGCTGGGGGGAAATGGATATGAAATAAAGAAACAGGATGGTACGGTTGCCCAAAGTGGTACGCTGCTTCCAAGCGCATTTTTTAAAGTGAAAAAGGCTGGTAATATATTCAAAATCATAGGCGGTGGATACGGTCATGGCATTGGTATGAGCCAGAATGGAGCAAATGAAATGGCGAAAACAGGGAAGAATTATCAGGAAATATTACAAATGTTCTATCCAGGAACAACAATTGAAAAATAA